From Trueperella pecoris, a single genomic window includes:
- a CDS encoding DUF1003 domain-containing protein: protein MPNSFDQPLDKRRRTWRTSSRLDSEATGIVAERIARFTGTPKFIIWLSLFVAAWLAWNSFAPERLRFDSASLGFTALTLMLSLQASYASPLILLAQNRQDERDRVSAEQDRQHAMRTLADTEFLTREIASLRMSMQELASRDFVRSEMRDQFELREQINQRDAELALRDQKIADLEERLARFESEN from the coding sequence ATGCCTAATAGCTTTGACCAGCCGCTAGACAAGCGCCGGCGCACCTGGCGAACGTCCTCCCGCCTCGATTCCGAAGCCACCGGCATCGTCGCCGAGCGCATCGCCCGCTTCACGGGCACACCCAAGTTCATCATCTGGTTGTCGCTGTTCGTTGCCGCGTGGCTAGCGTGGAACTCTTTTGCTCCCGAACGCCTCCGCTTCGACTCGGCCTCGCTGGGCTTCACGGCGCTGACGCTCATGCTCTCCTTACAGGCGTCCTATGCCTCGCCGCTTATTCTCCTTGCGCAAAACCGCCAAGACGAACGCGACCGCGTCAGCGCCGAACAGGACCGCCAGCATGCGATGCGGACCCTCGCCGATACCGAGTTTCTCACCCGAGAAATCGCGTCCTTGCGTATGTCGATGCAGGAGCTCGCCAGCCGAGACTTCGTCCGCTCCGAAATGCGCGACCAGTTCGAGCTTCGTGAGCAGATCAATCAGCGCGACGCCGAGCTAGCACTGCGCGATCAAAAGATCGCTGATCTTGAAGAACGCCTTGCCCGGTTCGAGTCCGAGAACTGA
- a CDS encoding magnesium transporter MgtE N-terminal domain-containing protein: MAISTGTRVFVGRLAGIPVYDPIGDRVGKVHDVVVVFRLRGSPSAVGLVVDVAGKRRVFMPLTRVTSIANGQVITTGLLNIRRFEKRPSESMVLGEILDREVSFNDGSGKAIVEDVAIEQTGNREWKLTSLYVRMSRGGPEAGNTKIVPVSAVTGLRMRVANQAATALLAQINELKAPDIADLLSDLPDDRIIAVSRHMHDDLLADVLEEMSDADRVTIMTALEVDRAADILEEMEPDDAADLINELPEAQAEILLAKMEPEEAQDVRRLMSYGERTAGGLMTTDPMILSPDAHVSMLLAAARREDLAPAMASTCFIVRPPTETPTGQYLGVVHLQRALREPPSEMVGSIIDQVEVLSPDDGIGTITRLLATYNLTILPVVDNGLLVGAVSVDDVLDHLMPEDWRDADEADIDTHIDERHVDDYIDEHDGTESPLTPASEILTAMIEEGRDA, encoded by the coding sequence ATGGCAATCAGCACTGGGACGCGCGTTTTTGTTGGGCGCCTGGCGGGTATCCCCGTCTATGACCCCATTGGCGACCGCGTGGGCAAGGTCCACGACGTCGTCGTTGTTTTCCGCCTGCGTGGGAGCCCATCGGCGGTTGGCCTCGTGGTGGATGTGGCGGGTAAGAGACGCGTCTTTATGCCCTTGACTCGCGTGACGTCGATTGCCAACGGCCAGGTCATCACCACGGGCTTGCTCAATATTCGTCGTTTCGAAAAGCGCCCTTCGGAGTCCATGGTGCTCGGCGAGATTCTCGACCGCGAGGTCTCGTTTAACGACGGGTCGGGCAAGGCGATCGTCGAGGATGTGGCGATCGAGCAGACGGGCAACCGCGAATGGAAGCTCACCTCGCTGTACGTGCGCATGTCGCGCGGCGGCCCGGAGGCGGGAAACACGAAGATCGTGCCCGTCTCGGCCGTGACGGGTCTGCGCATGCGCGTGGCTAACCAGGCGGCCACCGCGCTTCTTGCCCAAATCAACGAGCTGAAGGCTCCTGACATCGCCGACCTCCTCTCCGACCTCCCGGACGATCGGATTATCGCCGTCTCGCGTCATATGCACGACGACTTGCTGGCCGACGTCCTCGAGGAAATGTCGGACGCCGACCGGGTCACGATCATGACCGCCCTCGAGGTGGACCGAGCGGCCGACATTCTGGAAGAGATGGAGCCAGACGACGCGGCCGACTTGATCAATGAGCTGCCCGAGGCCCAGGCTGAGATTCTTCTTGCCAAAATGGAGCCGGAGGAGGCTCAGGACGTGCGCCGCCTTATGTCGTATGGGGAGCGCACCGCAGGCGGTCTCATGACCACCGATCCCATGATCCTCTCCCCCGACGCCCACGTCTCCATGCTGTTAGCCGCCGCCCGCCGCGAGGATCTGGCTCCCGCTATGGCCTCGACCTGCTTCATCGTTCGTCCTCCGACGGAAACGCCCACGGGGCAGTACCTCGGCGTCGTCCATCTGCAACGGGCCCTTCGCGAGCCGCCCTCGGAGATGGTCGGCTCGATCATCGACCAGGTCGAGGTCCTCTCCCCTGACGACGGCATCGGAACAATCACCCGACTGCTAGCCACCTATAACCTGACGATCTTGCCCGTGGTCGACAACGGCTTGCTCGTGGGGGCCGTGTCCGTCGACGACGTGCTCGATCACCTCATGCCCGAGGATTGGCGCGACGCCGATGAGGCGGACATCGATACCCACATTGACGAGCGTCACGTCGACGACTACATCGACGAACACGATGGTACTGAAAGCCCGTTGACTCCCGCGTCGGAGATCTTGACGGCGATGATTGAGGAGGGACGCGATGCCTAA
- a CDS encoding aminopeptidase P family protein, which translates to MTEEQTLEEKAHNRTQRPQGQAFREFIGEDWGPRPAGPQRMVVADYTPARHKILSELFPGERLVFPAGDLTVRSNDTDYRFRAHSTFAHLTGLGGEDEPGAVLVLNPVEGGHEAVLYFHPRASRSSEEFYADSRHGEFWVGARLSAQEMETATGLKVAHIGEMKDALAKDLGSVHIRVIPQSDANVEALVAELRQQNGLTEGAAEADARLAEAASEMRLTKDEYEIAEMRKAIDVTKAGFEEMIRAMPRAINHWRGERVIEGAFQAKAREEGNGLGYETIAAAGNHANTLHWITNDGQLRDGELILIDAGAEVDSLYTADITRTLPINGTFSPAQREVYDAVLAACERALEVAQNKVQFKDIHAAAMEVIAQHLEKWGMLPGTAEASLSPEAQYHRRWMPHGTSHHLGLDVHDCAQAKRELYQDSYLEPGMIFTIEPGLYFRADDLKVPERFRGIGVRIEDDILVTENGAIRLSEDIPRTPEAVEAWMADLQK; encoded by the coding sequence ATGACTGAAGAACAAACTCTTGAAGAAAAGGCACACAACCGCACCCAGCGTCCGCAGGGTCAGGCGTTTCGCGAGTTTATTGGCGAGGATTGGGGGCCGCGCCCGGCGGGCCCGCAGCGGATGGTCGTCGCTGACTACACGCCCGCTCGTCACAAGATTCTCTCCGAGCTTTTCCCCGGCGAACGCCTTGTGTTCCCCGCGGGCGATCTCACGGTCCGCTCGAATGACACGGATTACCGTTTCCGTGCGCACTCGACATTTGCTCACCTGACCGGCCTGGGAGGGGAGGACGAGCCCGGCGCAGTGCTGGTTCTCAACCCCGTCGAGGGCGGCCACGAGGCGGTTCTTTACTTCCATCCGCGCGCGTCGCGTTCGTCGGAGGAGTTCTATGCCGATTCGCGCCACGGCGAATTCTGGGTGGGTGCTCGCCTGAGTGCTCAGGAGATGGAGACAGCCACGGGGCTGAAGGTCGCCCACATCGGCGAGATGAAGGATGCTTTGGCCAAGGATCTGGGCTCGGTGCACATCCGCGTGATTCCCCAGTCGGATGCGAATGTCGAGGCGCTCGTGGCCGAGCTTCGTCAGCAGAACGGCTTGACCGAAGGCGCAGCGGAGGCCGACGCGCGGCTTGCCGAGGCAGCATCGGAGATGCGCCTGACGAAGGACGAATACGAGATCGCCGAAATGCGCAAGGCCATCGACGTCACGAAAGCGGGCTTCGAGGAGATGATCCGGGCCATGCCACGCGCGATCAATCACTGGCGCGGCGAACGCGTGATCGAGGGCGCCTTCCAGGCGAAGGCTCGCGAGGAGGGCAACGGCCTGGGATACGAGACCATCGCCGCGGCGGGCAATCATGCCAACACCCTGCACTGGATCACCAATGATGGCCAGCTACGGGACGGGGAGCTGATCCTCATCGACGCCGGCGCCGAGGTCGATTCCCTCTACACCGCCGACATCACGCGTACGTTGCCGATCAACGGCACGTTCTCCCCGGCTCAACGCGAGGTTTACGACGCCGTCTTGGCCGCCTGCGAGCGCGCGCTTGAGGTGGCCCAGAACAAGGTTCAGTTCAAGGATATTCATGCGGCGGCCATGGAGGTGATCGCACAGCATCTGGAGAAGTGGGGCATGTTGCCCGGCACGGCCGAGGCATCCCTCTCCCCCGAGGCGCAGTATCACCGCCGGTGGATGCCCCACGGAACGTCCCATCACCTGGGGCTTGACGTGCACGACTGCGCTCAGGCCAAGCGGGAGCTTTACCAAGATTCCTACCTTGAGCCCGGCATGATTTTCACAATCGAGCCCGGCCTGTACTTCCGCGCCGACGATCTGAAGGTGCCCGAGCGTTTCCGCGGTATCGGCGTGCGTATTGAGGATGACATCCTCGTCACTGAGAATGGGGCTATCCGGTTGTCGGAGGACATTCCGCGAACCCCGGAAGCCGTCGAGGCGTGGATGGCAGACCTGCAGAAGTAG
- a CDS encoding PHP domain-containing protein, giving the protein MIDLHAHSFCSDGTQSPVELMASARQAGLTAVGLTDHDTIAGWDEAADAVPETGVSLVRGMEVTSTFHDADSSISVHMLAYLFDPHSPALAAHRDAFGQSRARRAQEIVSRLAEDFPISWEEVAAFAGAAKSVGRPHIADALVARGIVENRSQAFDHLLHSTSKYYVKNYSPDVFDVIEWINDAGGRAVLAHPLAVTRGKTVPLEAIAAMAEAGLFGVEVNHRDNPAQLRAQLSARARSAGLFEFGSSDYHGSGKPNRLGENTTDSETLIALEQGAFLEVVHP; this is encoded by the coding sequence ATGATCGACCTCCACGCCCACTCTTTCTGCTCCGACGGCACCCAGAGCCCTGTCGAGCTCATGGCTAGTGCGCGTCAGGCCGGGCTCACCGCCGTCGGGCTCACCGATCACGACACCATCGCCGGGTGGGATGAGGCCGCAGACGCTGTGCCTGAGACCGGCGTGAGCCTTGTGCGAGGTATGGAAGTCACCAGCACGTTTCACGACGCCGACAGTTCGATTTCCGTCCACATGCTCGCCTATCTTTTCGATCCCCACTCTCCCGCGCTCGCGGCTCATCGCGACGCGTTCGGCCAATCGCGGGCCCGCCGGGCGCAGGAGATCGTCTCGCGCCTGGCCGAGGATTTTCCCATCAGCTGGGAGGAGGTGGCGGCGTTCGCCGGTGCGGCGAAGTCCGTCGGGCGCCCCCACATCGCCGACGCCCTGGTGGCGCGCGGGATCGTGGAGAACCGTTCGCAGGCCTTCGATCACCTGCTCCACTCGACGTCAAAGTACTATGTGAAGAACTACTCGCCCGACGTCTTCGACGTCATCGAGTGGATCAACGACGCCGGGGGCCGGGCCGTCCTCGCCCACCCGCTGGCCGTTACGCGCGGCAAGACCGTGCCACTCGAGGCGATCGCGGCCATGGCAGAGGCCGGCTTGTTCGGCGTCGAGGTCAATCATCGGGACAACCCAGCGCAGTTACGTGCGCAACTGTCAGCCAGGGCACGTAGCGCGGGACTTTTCGAGTTCGGATCCAGCGACTACCATGGATCCGGAAAACCGAACCGGTTGGGTGAAAACACCACGGACTCGGAGACACTGATCGCTCTGGAGCAGGGCGCATTTTTGGAGGTTGTGCATCCGTGA
- a CDS encoding MarC family protein translates to MSFDGALFASAFATLLVIIDPPGNVPVFMALTRALNKSERKKVAFQANFIAMVLLLLFGFFGFVLFGYMGISAEALQISGGVLLLLVALQLLTGKEEDPGSAGGTIAVAMVPLGTPLLAGPGSIVAFMLLMRDSGDVWGQVAVVAAAASVLLISWMSMHFAGAIMRLLGEAGVMLLTRLSGMLLAAIATQLIISGVLGVVRGFLG, encoded by the coding sequence GTGAGTTTTGATGGCGCCCTGTTCGCATCCGCGTTCGCCACGCTGCTGGTGATCATCGACCCGCCGGGCAACGTGCCCGTGTTCATGGCACTGACGAGGGCGCTGAACAAATCGGAACGCAAGAAGGTGGCCTTTCAGGCGAATTTCATCGCCATGGTGCTGCTCCTCCTCTTCGGCTTCTTTGGATTCGTGCTCTTTGGCTACATGGGCATCTCGGCCGAGGCGCTACAGATTTCCGGCGGTGTCCTCCTCTTGCTTGTGGCCTTGCAACTGCTCACCGGCAAGGAAGAAGACCCGGGATCGGCCGGCGGCACCATCGCCGTCGCGATGGTCCCCCTCGGCACACCGTTGTTGGCCGGCCCTGGCTCGATCGTGGCGTTCATGCTGCTGATGAGGGATTCGGGCGACGTGTGGGGGCAGGTCGCGGTGGTGGCCGCTGCGGCGTCGGTTCTGCTCATTTCGTGGATGTCTATGCATTTCGCAGGAGCCATCATGCGCCTCCTCGGCGAGGCCGGCGTCATGTTGCTCACCCGCCTGTCGGGCATGCTGCTTGCTGCTATCGCCACGCAGCTGATCATCTCCGGCGTCCTGGGCGTGGTGCGAGGATTCCTCGGCTAG
- a CDS encoding DEAD/DEAH box helicase encodes MQSGIVDTAGAVVRPANEPSADIQASASELELDRKSFADFGVSQPIVDALAKKGIVHPFPIQALTLPVALKGSDIIGQAKTGTGKTLGFGIPMVEKVIGPGEDGWEKLHAPGKPQGLVVVPTRELAKQVAGDLRDIAANRSVRVVEVYGGKAYEPQVKELEKGAEIVVGTPGRIIDLGKHRTLDLSHARTVVLDEADEMLDLGFLEDVENILAATPPNRHSMLFSATMPGPVITMARRYMSKPTHIRAQNPDDDSATVKQVKQVVYRCHAMNKSEVLARILQAKERGLTIIFTRTKRTAARLADELEDRGFATGALHGDLGQGAREQAMRAFRKGKIDVLVATDVAARGIDVDDVTHVINYQCPEDEKTYLHRIGRTGRAGQKGTAVTFVDWEDTPRWSVINKILNLGFPEPVETYHTSAHLYTDLDIDPEATGRLPRSKRLRAGLDAEEIEDLGETGKRGPRGRGRSGGGRSGGGRGCSGDEGRKRNRQHRRTRVSSASSDAKAESTSATSEAPTQKKPRRRRRRMSSTKGE; translated from the coding sequence GTGCAATCAGGAATTGTAGATACAGCCGGTGCTGTCGTGCGCCCGGCCAACGAACCGTCAGCGGACATCCAGGCCTCGGCAAGCGAGCTCGAACTCGATCGCAAGTCATTCGCCGATTTCGGTGTTTCCCAACCGATCGTCGATGCGTTGGCGAAGAAGGGCATCGTTCATCCCTTCCCCATCCAGGCGTTGACACTGCCGGTCGCCCTCAAGGGATCGGATATCATCGGCCAGGCAAAGACCGGAACCGGTAAGACCCTCGGCTTCGGCATCCCCATGGTCGAGAAAGTCATCGGCCCCGGCGAAGACGGGTGGGAAAAGCTGCACGCTCCCGGCAAGCCGCAGGGGCTCGTCGTCGTGCCCACGCGCGAACTCGCCAAGCAGGTAGCCGGTGATCTGCGTGACATCGCAGCAAACCGCTCGGTCCGCGTCGTCGAAGTCTACGGCGGCAAGGCCTACGAGCCGCAGGTCAAGGAGCTTGAGAAGGGCGCGGAGATCGTCGTCGGCACGCCGGGGCGCATCATCGACCTTGGCAAACATCGCACGCTGGATCTATCCCATGCCCGCACCGTGGTCCTCGATGAGGCTGACGAGATGCTCGACCTAGGCTTCCTCGAGGACGTGGAGAACATCCTCGCAGCGACCCCACCCAACCGGCACTCGATGCTCTTCTCGGCCACCATGCCCGGCCCGGTCATCACCATGGCCCGCCGATACATGTCCAAGCCCACTCACATCCGCGCCCAGAATCCCGACGACGACTCGGCGACCGTCAAGCAGGTCAAGCAGGTCGTTTACCGTTGCCACGCGATGAACAAGTCCGAGGTTTTGGCCCGCATTTTGCAGGCCAAGGAGCGTGGCTTGACGATCATCTTCACACGCACGAAGCGCACCGCCGCACGCCTGGCTGACGAGCTTGAGGATCGTGGCTTTGCCACCGGCGCCCTCCACGGCGACCTTGGCCAGGGAGCGCGTGAACAGGCGATGCGCGCCTTCCGGAAGGGCAAGATCGACGTCCTGGTCGCCACTGACGTCGCGGCGCGCGGTATCGACGTCGACGACGTCACCCACGTCATCAACTACCAGTGCCCCGAAGATGAAAAGACCTACCTGCACCGCATCGGGAGAACCGGGCGAGCTGGGCAGAAGGGAACGGCGGTGACCTTCGTCGATTGGGAGGACACACCGCGCTGGTCGGTCATCAACAAGATTCTGAACCTTGGCTTCCCCGAACCGGTGGAGACCTATCACACCTCCGCGCATCTCTACACGGATCTTGACATTGACCCCGAGGCGACGGGTCGCCTCCCCCGCTCCAAGCGCCTGCGCGCTGGCCTCGATGCCGAGGAAATTGAGGACCTTGGTGAGACCGGCAAGCGTGGCCCGCGTGGCCGTGGCCGTTCCGGCGGCGGCCGCTCCGGCGGTGGCCGCGGCTGCTCAGGCGATGAGGGCCGGAAGCGGAATCGTCAGCACAGGCGCACCCGCGTCTCTTCGGCCAGCTCCGACGCGAAGGCGGAGTCCACGAGTGCCACGTCAGAGGCCCCCACGCAAAAGAAGCCGCGCCGACGTCGCCGCCGTATGTCCTCGACGAAAGGCGAATAA
- a CDS encoding DUF3107 domain-containing protein, with translation MEISIGIRNVARELTLDADLTAEQVTAKVNDAIASNSVFSLTGKDGQVVVVPVQALGYVQCKEAEVRRVGFGF, from the coding sequence ATGGAAATCAGCATCGGAATCCGCAACGTCGCCCGGGAACTGACTCTCGACGCCGATCTCACCGCCGAACAGGTCACCGCCAAGGTCAATGACGCCATCGCTTCGAACTCGGTTTTTTCCTTGACGGGCAAGGATGGCCAGGTCGTCGTCGTTCCCGTTCAGGCTCTCGGCTACGTCCAGTGCAAGGAGGCAGAAGTCCGCCGCGTAGGCTTCGGCTTTTAG
- a CDS encoding ATP-dependent DNA helicase, whose amino-acid sequence MADDVLFDESQRAVLGVEPLCTASVIGAPGTGKTRLVRELAVKLVKENPAVRVAVLSPDRRAASDLRNKISFDLGYLPGALSVQSLTAFAFGIVSAYSQFVGRREPELISGSRQDALIKEILEIGLELGHGGHDEELVKIPAYRAEFRDLITRAAELAMSPADLAVVGERYGEPVWGQGAAMIADYENALATQAAVGHGNPDIVDHARVLTQAAGMLRSWDLATPGGSGRLGMSKPRWDWIIVDDIQNATLAVRTLLRSLHEDGASILTFGDPDTAVQGFRGGIAHLPALLTKPIHAGGLGAQRYTLSTRYRGGGEMGELIGKITSGIHTAGAGKHRKAAFRADAEGGCGASARVEAMTFANEDEEIAFVAAKFRELHYVEGVPYSDMAVVTRSTAAHGAIRRTLLHYGVPVESTVNNQPLREQRAVAALISLIDVALADPADVTAESLEALLGGVLFAIEPLELRKLRRQMRGWELARGGTRSQGELLRDILEGGEVASKIPEFAKVFSVIESIRQASAEGRLGEEVLWAAWDGTGVAESWRAQALAGGLAGDGANEDLDAVISLFRIAQRQADRDVTNATIWALLDVLESQDIPEDSIARVGGGHDEVALASPSATIGRSWDYVAIVGVNEGSWPNTQLRNPLTKVPKLVNIVVGSTMAGREVEPTQLVSDVIDDELRMLLQAVSRANTEVILTAQQQDGIRPSRFLQWLFPELAAAPAVASTLETTGLVGQLRQALRSGDAGLVEEAGVLLGQLAAAGITEADERYWAEAMALTTHEPVVDGAARMSPSRVESLLTCPLRAFLDNCQARSEDSTLALDIGKLIHTLAEHHPHGPQEKILAEYESLASQLEFSEGLSGYVQRRRLDQMVSHLVGYLTAESQNVRVETAAEGTVFSDEANAEITVRARIDRLEQVKNAARIVDFKTGRNAISKDEAKINPQMRVYQWLVDQGGVAGIDRSLGARLVYLGTKSRSASLRDQEPLSAEEAMETEQMVKRADSAQRGPNFAAVAGSYCLGCAYRSSCPAQGTGRIFS is encoded by the coding sequence ATGGCAGATGACGTTCTTTTCGATGAAAGCCAGCGTGCGGTTCTTGGCGTGGAGCCGCTGTGTACGGCGTCGGTGATTGGTGCGCCCGGAACGGGTAAAACTCGCCTAGTTCGGGAACTTGCGGTGAAGCTGGTCAAGGAGAACCCCGCTGTCCGGGTGGCCGTTCTCTCACCGGATCGTCGCGCCGCGTCGGATCTGCGTAACAAGATTTCTTTCGACCTCGGCTACCTGCCAGGAGCGCTGTCGGTCCAGTCGCTCACTGCTTTCGCATTCGGGATCGTCTCGGCCTATTCGCAATTCGTTGGGCGAAGAGAACCCGAGCTGATCTCGGGCTCGCGCCAGGACGCGCTCATCAAGGAGATCCTCGAAATCGGGCTCGAGCTCGGACACGGCGGGCACGATGAGGAGCTGGTGAAGATTCCTGCCTATCGCGCAGAATTCCGTGACTTGATCACGCGTGCCGCGGAGCTTGCCATGAGCCCAGCGGACCTGGCCGTAGTGGGCGAACGCTATGGGGAGCCGGTGTGGGGCCAGGGCGCCGCCATGATTGCCGATTACGAAAATGCCCTGGCCACGCAGGCCGCTGTTGGCCACGGCAACCCCGATATCGTGGATCACGCGCGTGTATTGACCCAGGCGGCGGGGATGCTGCGCAGCTGGGACCTCGCTACGCCAGGCGGATCCGGGCGTCTGGGCATGTCAAAGCCCCGGTGGGATTGGATCATCGTCGATGACATCCAGAATGCGACTCTGGCCGTGCGGACGTTGCTGCGTTCCCTTCACGAAGACGGCGCGTCAATCCTCACGTTCGGAGATCCGGACACGGCCGTCCAAGGTTTCCGTGGCGGCATCGCCCACCTTCCCGCGCTGTTGACGAAGCCCATCCACGCGGGCGGGCTCGGGGCCCAACGCTACACGCTCTCCACGCGATATCGCGGCGGCGGAGAGATGGGGGAATTGATCGGAAAGATCACCAGCGGTATCCACACCGCCGGTGCCGGAAAACACCGCAAGGCCGCGTTCCGTGCTGATGCGGAAGGCGGATGCGGCGCTTCGGCGCGCGTGGAGGCGATGACTTTCGCCAATGAGGATGAGGAGATTGCCTTCGTTGCCGCGAAATTCCGCGAGCTTCACTACGTCGAAGGCGTGCCGTATTCGGATATGGCGGTGGTGACTCGTTCGACCGCTGCGCACGGGGCCATCAGGCGAACCCTGCTCCACTATGGTGTCCCGGTGGAAAGCACCGTGAACAATCAGCCGTTGCGCGAACAGCGCGCGGTTGCCGCTCTCATCTCGCTCATTGATGTTGCGCTCGCGGACCCGGCGGACGTCACGGCGGAGAGTCTCGAGGCGCTGCTCGGTGGGGTGCTCTTCGCTATCGAGCCCTTGGAGTTGCGAAAGCTGCGCCGCCAGATGCGCGGGTGGGAACTGGCCCGCGGGGGCACCCGCTCGCAAGGCGAACTTCTGCGAGACATCCTCGAGGGTGGAGAGGTGGCATCCAAGATTCCCGAATTTGCCAAGGTCTTCTCCGTCATCGAATCGATACGTCAAGCAAGTGCCGAAGGCCGCCTAGGTGAGGAAGTCCTGTGGGCTGCTTGGGACGGAACGGGAGTGGCCGAAAGCTGGCGTGCCCAGGCGCTGGCGGGTGGGCTAGCGGGAGATGGTGCCAATGAGGATCTCGATGCCGTGATCTCGCTCTTCCGCATCGCCCAGCGGCAGGCGGATCGAGATGTCACCAATGCAACTATTTGGGCCCTACTTGATGTTCTGGAGAGCCAAGATATTCCTGAGGACTCGATTGCGCGCGTTGGCGGAGGGCATGACGAGGTTGCGCTCGCCTCGCCGTCGGCAACAATTGGACGTTCGTGGGACTACGTGGCGATCGTCGGGGTCAATGAAGGCTCGTGGCCCAATACTCAACTTCGAAATCCGCTGACGAAAGTGCCGAAGCTGGTTAATATTGTTGTTGGGTCAACGATGGCTGGGCGTGAGGTGGAGCCTACCCAGCTGGTCAGCGATGTCATTGATGACGAGCTGCGGATGCTTCTGCAAGCCGTGAGCAGAGCAAACACAGAGGTAATTCTGACAGCGCAGCAACAGGACGGAATCCGTCCCTCTCGCTTCTTGCAGTGGCTCTTCCCTGAGCTTGCCGCGGCGCCGGCTGTGGCCAGCACGCTGGAAACAACGGGCCTGGTCGGTCAACTACGCCAGGCGCTCCGGTCCGGCGATGCGGGGCTTGTTGAGGAAGCCGGGGTGCTACTCGGCCAGCTTGCCGCCGCCGGAATTACGGAGGCGGATGAGCGTTACTGGGCCGAGGCCATGGCACTGACAACGCATGAGCCGGTAGTTGACGGGGCGGCGCGCATGTCGCCGTCGCGCGTGGAAAGCCTGCTCACCTGCCCTCTGCGAGCGTTCCTTGATAACTGCCAGGCAAGGTCCGAAGATTCGACGCTCGCCCTCGATATCGGAAAACTCATCCACACCTTGGCGGAACACCATCCTCATGGGCCGCAGGAGAAAATTCTTGCGGAGTACGAATCGCTTGCCTCACAACTCGAGTTTAGCGAGGGCCTGTCCGGATACGTTCAGCGTAGACGACTCGATCAGATGGTCAGTCACCTCGTAGGATATCTGACTGCGGAATCGCAAAATGTGCGGGTAGAGACCGCCGCCGAAGGCACGGTCTTTTCTGACGAAGCAAACGCCGAGATTACGGTTCGTGCACGCATCGACCGCCTCGAGCAGGTGAAGAATGCAGCCCGTATCGTCGACTTTAAAACGGGGCGGAACGCCATCTCGAAAGACGAGGCGAAAATCAACCCGCAGATGAGGGTGTACCAATGGCTTGTGGATCAGGGCGGAGTTGCTGGGATTGACCGATCGCTGGGTGCCAGGCTGGTCTATCTTGGCACGAAGAGTCGGAGCGCGTCATTGCGCGATCAGGAGCCGCTGTCGGCCGAAGAAGCCATGGAGACTGAACAGATGGTGAAGAGGGCAGATTCTGCGCAGCGCGGGCCGAATTTTGCCGCCGTCGCCGGTAGCTACTGTCTCGGATGCGCATACCGGTCCTCTTGCCCGGCCCAAGGAACAGGGAGGATTTTTTCATGA